The window TTTTTACCCTCATTTCCACCACCCATGTTATGAACTTGAACAGGCACAGGTCCTCCACTACCACCACCTCCTTTCTTCCCATTATTACCTCCACCATTGCCACCTTTCTGAGCATTCATCATACTGTTCGACATCATCTGAGCCCCATTACCCATAGGGACACTACCAATAGGAGGCTTAGCACCCATAGGGggcttcatcatcatcatcttattCAGAGGATGCTGAGGATCATCCATATCATCGTCATCAAACTCGTCGTCAAACTCGTCGTCGAACTCGTCTAATTCATCATCAGATAAATCATCCTCAGGCAAACTGAACTTAACCGCTTTCGGATTCGGATTCGGGTTCGGGTTGGGCAGCTTCATGTCCTTGAATTGAGGCAGCTTCAGATCTTGAAACCCTTTCATCTGCTGAAGCTGTTGGAGGTGCTGCTGAAGCTGCTGTTGAGGGTTCTGCTGCTGTTGGGGGTTCTGCTGCTGTTGATTATTACCCTTTGGCTGGTTATTCACACCACCACCCTTTTGACCCTTGTTGTTTGCCCCACTTTTGCCATTGTCAATTTGCATGTTCTTGAACTGGTTCGCCATGTTGTTctggttgttgttgctgtttcCTTTGGGAGCACCCCAGAGTTCTGCATGTTTCCCTGATTTCGCAAGCTTCTTGATGAGAACGTTGGGGTCCACATTCCCTGAAACTGTCACCTTCCCTTGTTCTGCATCTATCTCGGTGGTAAACACCCCTGCGAAAACAAATGGACTCAGTAAATAACCAAATACACTATTTTTATCTCGAAGATATGGCTACAGTGatataagattttgttttttcttcaaggaacaaaaaaaaatataaaaaaaaagctttcaaGAGTGAAATACTGAAATGAGATTATAACATGAGAGATTTTTCTTATAGAGGCATAACATACCATCAATCTTCTGCAAGATTTTCTTAACTTTGTTCCTGCACCCGTCACAGTGTATGTTCACTTTGAGAACACATTTCTGCATGTACAAGCAATCCCAAGAGGCAACACAGAATAAAGAGAAATTTCGTCGTAAATAAGAGGAATTATTGAAATGGGggtaaaagtaaaacaaaacatGAAACTTTATCAGAAATGACACACAcgcaagacaaaaaaaaaaaaaaaaaggaaaaccaaACTCAGTAGCAAGGAAAAAGCATGGAAATTAACTTGTGAAAATGAGAAAGGTGGGAGTTTTAGAAGAAAGAGCATACCTGTATCTTCAAAAACTCTTCTTTACTCATGGTCTTAGAAGGCAATGGAGCAAAAGATTGTAAGAACAAAGAAGGGAAAATGCAGAAAGGGGTGATAGTAGATCTGAGAAACTGGGACAGGGAAAAAACAGAGAATAAGCTAGAGAGGGTCTTTCGATCTTTGGCTTATCGTGTAGAGCTTTTGGAAGCAAACACAGAGCCAATGACAGAAAAGAAAAGTGTCTCAGTCTCTGAGTGAGCAGAGAAAGCGAGTCTGAACAGCGAGGCTCAGACTCGGAGAGAGAGCAAGAGAGAGGTTCAAAAATGGAGAGTAGTCATTAAAACCTCAGAATCCTGTTTTTCAGGgtgaatgagagagagagagagagagagggtggAGACTGGAGAGGCATGAGCGAAAGGAAAAAGAAGCTCTAACACAGAGAGAAGAGAACGGTGCTCCAAGACCAAGAGTTCACTCTTTCTTTTGTGCCTTtatttattgaacaaaaaatactACCTGTACAATAAGATAAAATGTGTCATGAATTAGATTAAAAGAGGAGAGAGAATAGTGACATAAAAGAGTATTTTAAGGGTGTAATAGAAGAGTTTGCATTTATTATGAGTATATATTTTAGCGGTCATAGATGATGTTAGGAAATTTCTAGTTTCTATGTTGTAAGCTGTACTGTAAATCGTAACTCCCAACAATTTTAACCATGGCCATGTGGAGCGTTTGGCTAGGCTAAGATTCTACTTTTAACTCTCTTCACTGTCTTCTCTTTGGCTTGGCTTGGCTTCACGAAAGGTTAGATTCCATCATCACTCACAACTCACACCGCCTTTGTTTAGATTTTCGAAAAATGCTACCTTACTAGAGAATGGAGGCATCACTGAagttattgtttaattaaataattttttttttcaaattttaagccCAACTATTTTctgtttaattaaataagaaaattttaaatattttttctctatctaaacataaagtaaaaataaatgcaaatacttttaggtaaattttaattaagaaataatacACAGTATTTTTAGTACAGAGCATAAGTTTTTCCAAAatcctattattttttgaaaaaaaaatctttattttatttagtttggttacaaaaataaaatattaatgtttttattattaataattttaagaactaatttacttataatatttatatattaaataaagtgaaaatttcTAATCTTACATACAATAGTAGTAATTCTTAAcattcagaaaaaaataatagtaattctTAATAGAGTCATGTTAAAACGTAACTTAAAGGATACAAGTTAACACACATTAAATTtaccaaattaaatatttttgtttaacttacttttgaattaattaaaatttttcaataatttaagaaaaaatatttaagaattagtCGAAAATCAAAGTTTATCAAAAGCTTGAtctaaaatttccaaaaaagcAACTTTTTATGATTATATAGGAAATAATCCAGTAAAAGGGCGCCCCTCCTTGAATTATTCCATCATGCAATACTTATTGAATAGAAATAACCAAATAAAGTAGTTAGGTTTGGTTTTCTTTGAGTTCAAGATATTCTGTCTAGCCTAAAAAGTGAAAAACtgaaattgtttcatttttttaattctttaaaaatgggataaaaaattatgaaaatctatttttttaaggtaagcattaaattaatttcacctTTATGATGTAATACCTATGTTTTTTACGGTTCATCCTTATTTCCTTAACTTACGTACaatattataagtttatatatatatatacacacacactagTAACTTTCAGTTGTGTCAAAGTAACCGAAGGATACTAATTAAGAAACACTAAATATatctcattaaatatttttgttttacaaaaaaataagtagagtattaaatgaattttgcatttgatgtaatatgtatatttttttgctaaaaaaGTCCATGCTTTTTCCTTAACATACGCACAATATTATAAGTCAATTTTTAATTCGTGAATTAtaaaagacaaattttcaattttaattaaaaaataaactaaaaacagTTACCATATTACACATAAACAAGCTATAGAAAATTTATTGACAAAGCCAAACAAAACTTATAATTCTAAATTATTGGCATTCTAAtccattatataaaataaagattaattaaCAAGACAATGTTGCAATAACTTTTTTGCTTGTAAAATCAACACGCTAAACAAAAATTCAGCAAGGTGATGATGTGATAGAAAGAAGAAGCTTTTTGTTtcgttttctatttcttttctaaaaaattacgTTAAGTCGTAGTATTAGTCTTGGGCTCTTGGCAAATACAAATGTGTTGATGTAATGCTTGAGATTTGATGTTGGGGGGCTTGAGGTAAGCGTATAATACATACTTGTTACTACGAATGtgacttaattattaaaaataaaatatgaaatatctttattttcattttcattggtaatttgtttattctttaatattttgataataagcATTAGCATATGTGAATGAACGCTGTCAGATTTTATCTTCCAAAATTGGGTGATACAATTAATACTGCCATTTATTATAGCCAATGGCTAACTTGTAAATTTCCTTGTTAGAACTGGTTTTTGGTACATTTGCACCAGTGTCTCTCAAGTGGACTTACACTCAAAAATCACACTCCTCATCCACACGTCCATGATCACACTAATAAATTTTAGCAGATTCCTGCGATCTTAGAATTACACCTAAAAACAGGTCAttctatgttatttattttcctgGGGTAGAAATAATCATATCATATCGAAATTCAACtgaataattaaaacaattgtAACTTCTTCAATGCAAAAGCAATATATATCCAGAGAGAGAGGGATTGACATTCACTGTAGTTGCTTTGCAAACTGCATGAATCTTAGTCCTTGAATATCgtctttgttttttaaaaataatcataattatgcGCTATTAATAGAGGTCGGTATATATAGTTAGTATGATTTTTatcaacataattatatattatcttgattgtttgttttaagttttaataaaaaaaatgaataataacaacaatGCAATTAAACTATTTGTAATTGAACATATTTTAAAAGCTTATATTACGTTAATgttgatatatataatatgatatatcaaataattttgaaatagtgGATGCATGTATTACACCTACctagtaatattatttgattggATAAGGGGTTTTGCTTTCTTTGCAAAACCTACTAAGCTCCCACATATACCCCAAGAACCACCAAATATATACATGATTTTTACGTCgattttataatgtattttatgaTGGTCCGAAAATTGTCTGAAGTCATCACATTTTACAACAATTTTTAAACCatcttaaaatttcaatttttacgtCGGTTTCTTTCTAATTgtcttaaaatgtatttttttataatattaaaaaatttatctttttaagatgattattttaaaaaattgttgtagAAATtcactttctaagacagttgtttataaaattgttttaaaaaatttaatttttaagatgattttttgacGACCGTCATCAAAAATAAAGACTTTCTAAgataacttttaagataatcatcttagaaaatgtgtttttttccaCCATACCACTTCCTCTCAACCCCTCTTATTTAACAACaacattattgattaaaaattattccaaACTGGAGCTCTAAAGATAATttagaatataaattaaaaataataactctaaacatagttaaaattttagaaggaataaattaataaattttaacagttAAATGTAACCAATAAAAAAGTTCATTAGGCAGTTGATATGCTACCAACTCGACATCTTTCAACTATTTAACATGTAATACAAAAACATATGCAAATTAAATTAACCCCAGTTATAGCAGTCCTTATCCATGCCCAAGCTAAAGGAAGAAGCCAATGAGCTTTGGAAATCATGAAGAGCCCTAGTGCATAAGAAATGACAGATATCAAAACAAATTTCCATGCTTTCACATCATCAATCTCAAAGACCTTGAAAAAatgcaaaaggaaaaatatacagACAAGACCATTCACCAAATTAAATTACCCACACACCAAAATTGGaaacaaaataagtatttaCTAAGTTTGAGATGCCCTTTACCTAAACAAGTTTCACCATGTGTTCGGTTGTTGCTACTGCTCGTGCTCATCGCCATCCAATAAGTTGGATCATTGTCATATGTACCACCTTTGCTTAGTTGAATATTATTTCTTCAAAGGGAGACTACGAATATATAAGCAGGTTGTTGATAGGTTTGCCAAAAGGTACATCAAACATACAACAAatcatgtttaaattaaaatatattttgcttaAATTGCACCTAAATCAATAGGGTTAACTAAGAAGCCTGAAGCAGATAGGCATTTGGGAGGGGTAGATGGCAGGTAGTTAACTTCCTACAGATAAAAAGGGACAAGACCTAGTATTGACAAATTAGTCCATCAAGATTTAGACTTTCATTTTCCCCAAATAAATCCATAGTGGGGAAATAATTTGGAAGTCCACAAAAGTAATGGGAtttaaatgaaagtaaaatatatgaCTATGTAGAAGTTGTCACCTTTctaaagaaggaaaataatgtAGTAGATGTTGTGCAAAAGCAACAAACTATTAAAGTAGTAATGAAGATGTTCTAGAGAAAggaaaatataaacataatattgacAATCTCCAACTAAAAGATGACACATATCTCTGAGgcacataaaattttaatagaaaagCTTGACAACAAGAGGtaacaattaataattacaTAACTCTCAACATCAAATCCTTCAAAATGTATTCTCTGCAAGCTTTGGTGTTTTActtcttaaaatttatcatatagtTAAAATATGTCTTCAAAGTAGAGATAGGCATGGGTTCATACATAAACAACCAACTAGAAGgttaaataattagaatttagCATGAGcatacatgacaagacaaaaagtttttaattcacgtataaaaataattactaattaatattCCCTCCACTTGTACCACTCaacaaattatttacaaatctaACACTAGCAGTAGTATAATACTCATTTACTTCTCATCATTATGCCTGTTATTTTAATATCC of the Glycine max cultivar Williams 82 chromosome 13, Glycine_max_v4.0, whole genome shotgun sequence genome contains:
- the LOC100811318 gene encoding heavy metal-associated isoprenylated plant protein 33, with amino-acid sequence MSKEEFLKIQKCVLKVNIHCDGCRNKVKKILQKIDGVFTTEIDAEQGKVTVSGNVDPNVLIKKLAKSGKHAELWGAPKGNSNNNQNNMANQFKNMQIDNGKSGANNKGQKGGGVNNQPKGNNQQQQNPQQQQNPQQQLQQHLQQLQQMKGFQDLKLPQFKDMKLPNPNPNPNPKAVKFSLPEDDLSDDELDEFDDEFDDEFDDDDMDDPQHPLNKMMMMKPPMGAKPPIGSVPMGNGAQMMSNSMMNAQKGGNGGGNNGKKGGGGSGGPVPVQVHNMGGGNEGKNGNGGKKEGGGGGNNQTQGGGNKNNGGKNGGGVPEGKNGNNKNNGGGGGIPNNNGNGGKKGNNGMAEGVQAMNMFPNMGGHNPSLVGANVGPMNNMSIPMGNMPMTQMGNIPAVQGLPAAAAMNGGAGAGGGCFQGGVGGGGGPDMMPGNPYQQQQYMAAMMNQQRAMGNDRFQPMMYARPPMAVNYMYPPPYSYPPPPPHEPYSNYFNDENTSSCSVM